Proteins encoded together in one Anopheles darlingi chromosome 3, idAnoDarlMG_H_01, whole genome shotgun sequence window:
- the LOC125957355 gene encoding uncharacterized protein LOC125957355: protein MMCVHGRLLVWLLLLTPPLVSVVVPVSATPVPRKVKSPPVSAEELAPIIGYVLHRPPVEVIATQPPAPPAAAAEPEDSTGNGQKDADPDPEPGCETAARPKRRTPASSDSSTTVWQWLKGNDKPEDNCLLMAIGGVAGGGALTGAFVGAGIGSIFTGPGAIVGGIVGGLVGVFGGLSVGTRAGAVACDSSV, encoded by the exons ATGATGTGCGTTCACGGTAGGTTGTTagtgtggttgctgctgcttacacCACCGTTGGTGTcagtggtggtcccggtgtcGGCCACACCGGTACCCCGGAAGGTGAAGAGCCCGCCGGTGTCCGCCGAGGAGCTCGCACCAATCATCGGTTACGTGCTTCATCGGCCGCCAGTTGAGGTCATTGCAacgcaaccaccagcaccaccagcagcagcagcagaaccagaGGACAGCACCGGTAATGGACAGAAAGAtgccgatcccgatcccgaaccGGGCTGTGAGACTGCAGCTCGACCGAAACGGCGTACTCCGGCCAGCAGTGATTCCA gtacaaCGGTGTGGCAATGGCTGAAGGGCAACGATAAACCCGAGGACAACTGTTTGCTGATGGCGATCggtggtgtggccggtggAGGCGCCCTAACCGGAGCCTTCGTCGGTGCCGGCATCGGTAGCATCTTCACCGGTCCCGGTGCCATCGTCGGTGGTATCGTCGGCGGTCTGGTCGGTGTGTTCGGTGGGCTGAGTGTGGGCACGAGGGCCGGTGCCGTGGCGTGTGACAGTTCGGTGTGA